One window of the Streptomyces sp. ITFR-21 genome contains the following:
- the ffh gene encoding signal recognition particle protein, translated as MFDTLSDRLANTFKTLRGKGRLSEADIDATARDIRIALLEADVALPVVRAFIANVKQRALGAEVSRALNPGQQFVKIVNDELVTILGGETRRLRFAKQPPTVIMLAGLQGAGKTTLAGKLGQWLHKQGHTPLLVACDLQRPNAVNQLSVVAERAGVAVFAPEPGNGVGDPVKVAKDSIEYATARQYDIVIVDTAGRLGVDQEMMRQAADIRDVTRPDEILFVVDAMIGQDAVNTAEAFRDGVGFDGVVLSKLDGDARGGAALSVAHVTGKQIMFASNGEKLDDFDAFHPDRMASRILGMGDVLSLIERAEQTFSQAEAEKMAAKLAKGPKEFTLDDFLEQMEQVRKMGSISKLLGMLPGMGQIKDQINNLDEKDVDRTAAIIKSMTPGERADPHIINGSRRARIARGSGVEVGAVKGLVERFFEARKMMSRMAQGGGMPGMPGIPGMGGGPGRQKKQQKQAKGKRQSGNPMKRKQEAAAAAARREQQQNQDPAKESGGSPFGLPAGGGGQDFELPDDFKKFMG; from the coding sequence GTGTTCGATACCCTCTCCGATCGCCTCGCGAATACCTTCAAGACCCTCCGGGGCAAGGGGCGCTTGTCCGAGGCGGACATCGACGCCACTGCCCGCGACATCCGGATCGCCCTGCTCGAAGCCGACGTGGCCCTCCCGGTGGTCCGGGCCTTCATCGCCAACGTCAAGCAGCGCGCCCTGGGCGCCGAGGTGTCGCGGGCGCTGAACCCGGGACAGCAGTTCGTCAAGATCGTCAACGACGAGCTGGTCACGATCCTCGGCGGCGAGACCCGCCGCCTGCGCTTCGCCAAGCAGCCGCCCACCGTGATCATGCTTGCCGGCCTCCAGGGCGCCGGCAAGACCACCCTGGCCGGCAAGCTCGGGCAGTGGCTGCACAAACAGGGCCACACCCCGCTGCTGGTCGCCTGCGACCTCCAGCGGCCCAACGCGGTGAACCAGCTGTCCGTCGTCGCCGAACGCGCGGGCGTCGCCGTCTTCGCGCCCGAGCCGGGCAACGGCGTCGGCGACCCGGTGAAGGTCGCCAAGGACTCCATCGAGTACGCCACGGCACGGCAGTACGACATCGTGATCGTCGACACCGCAGGCCGGCTCGGTGTCGACCAGGAGATGATGCGGCAGGCCGCCGACATCCGGGACGTCACCCGCCCCGACGAGATCCTGTTCGTCGTCGACGCCATGATCGGCCAGGACGCGGTGAACACCGCCGAGGCGTTCCGCGACGGCGTCGGCTTCGACGGCGTGGTGCTGTCCAAGCTGGACGGCGACGCCCGCGGCGGCGCCGCGCTGTCCGTCGCGCACGTCACCGGCAAGCAGATCATGTTCGCCTCCAACGGCGAGAAGCTCGACGACTTCGACGCCTTCCACCCGGACCGGATGGCCTCCCGCATCCTCGGCATGGGCGACGTGCTCTCGCTGATCGAGCGGGCCGAGCAGACCTTCAGCCAGGCCGAGGCCGAGAAGATGGCGGCGAAGCTGGCGAAGGGCCCCAAGGAGTTCACCCTCGACGACTTCCTGGAGCAGATGGAGCAGGTCCGCAAGATGGGCTCCATCTCCAAGCTGCTCGGGATGCTGCCGGGAATGGGCCAGATCAAGGACCAGATCAACAACCTGGACGAGAAGGACGTCGACCGCACCGCGGCGATCATCAAGTCGATGACCCCGGGGGAGCGGGCCGACCCGCACATCATCAACGGTTCCCGCCGCGCCCGTATCGCCCGCGGCTCCGGCGTCGAGGTGGGCGCCGTCAAGGGCCTGGTGGAGCGGTTCTTCGAGGCCCGCAAGATGATGTCCCGGATGGCCCAGGGCGGCGGCATGCCGGGGATGCCCGGCATCCCCGGCATGGGCGGCGGCCCTGGCCGGCAGAAGAAGCAGCAGAAGCAGGCCAAGGGCAAGCGGCAGAGCGGCAACCCGATGAAGCGCAAGCAGGAGGCCGCCGCCGCCGCGGCCCGGCGCGAGCAGCAGCAGAACCAGGACCCGGCCAAGGAGTCGGGCGGCAGTCCGTTCGGGCTGCCCGCCGGTGGCGGCGGCCAGGACTTCGAACTGCCCGACGACTTCAAGAAGTTCATGGGCTGA
- a CDS encoding SAM-dependent methyltransferase → MAPTLYRGTRPGAQARARDWAEIQERMLVPLYETVYDRLGIGPYTRLLGLGCGTGLALLLAAGRGAVVTGCDPDATKLAVARDRLLPDPAWSVRDTGRGPVTRTTRLLLGGPQDHLSGFPDTPGAADSADGGFDVVTAFDPAMPAADLEPALAAVAATASPGCAVVLAGWGPPERCATSRVLRAAVRPAETRGSRLHDIRLSGRDDLEDLARGAGLRPDGSGRVSCPFGYPDLPSAVRGLLSTGLFDAAVDAADRHRVGKELAAALRPYRRPDGTVRMDNVFRYLIARM, encoded by the coding sequence ATGGCACCTACGCTCTATCGCGGAACCAGACCCGGTGCGCAGGCTAGGGCGCGGGACTGGGCGGAGATCCAGGAACGGATGCTCGTTCCGCTGTACGAGACGGTGTACGACCGGCTCGGCATCGGCCCGTACACCCGTCTGCTGGGACTGGGCTGCGGGACCGGTCTGGCGCTGCTGCTGGCGGCCGGCCGAGGCGCCGTGGTCACCGGTTGCGACCCCGACGCGACGAAGCTGGCGGTGGCCCGCGACCGGTTGCTGCCCGATCCCGCCTGGAGTGTCCGCGACACCGGTCGCGGTCCCGTGACCCGTACGACCCGGCTGCTGCTCGGCGGCCCCCAGGACCACCTCTCCGGCTTCCCCGACACGCCCGGCGCCGCCGACTCCGCCGACGGCGGGTTCGACGTGGTCACCGCCTTCGATCCGGCGATGCCCGCCGCCGACCTGGAACCCGCGCTCGCCGCCGTGGCCGCCACCGCCTCGCCCGGCTGCGCGGTCGTGCTGGCCGGCTGGGGCCCGCCGGAGCGCTGCGCCACCTCGCGGGTGCTGCGGGCGGCCGTACGCCCGGCCGAAACGCGCGGCTCCCGCCTGCACGACATCCGCCTCAGCGGACGCGACGACCTTGAGGACCTGGCCAGGGGGGCGGGCCTGCGCCCCGACGGCTCCGGCCGGGTCTCCTGCCCCTTCGGCTACCCCGACCTGCCCAGCGCCGTACGCGGCCTGCTCTCCACCGGCCTGTTCGACGCGGCTGTCGACGCGGCCGACCGCCACCGGGTGGGCAAGGAGCTGGCCGCGGCCCTCCGCCCCTATCGGCGCCCCGACGGCACCGTCCGGATGGACAACGTCTTCCGCTACCTCATCGCCCGGATGTGA
- the trmD gene encoding tRNA (guanosine(37)-N1)-methyltransferase TrmD has translation MRIDVVTIFPEYLEPLNVSLVGKARAAGRLDVRVHDLRDWADDRHNTVDDTPYGGGPGMVMMTGPWGAALDEILADGYEAGAHGPVLVVPTPGGRPFTQELAAELSARRWLVFTPARYEGIDTRVTAEYATRLPVLEVSIGDYVLAGGEAAVLVITEAVARLLPGVLGNAQSHADDSFAPGPMASLLEGPVYTKPPTWRGRGIPEVLLSGHHGKIARWRRDEAFRRTAASRPDLIERADPAAFDKHDREMLSILGWQPGPDGRFGRTPDAVEE, from the coding sequence ATGCGGATCGACGTCGTCACCATTTTCCCCGAGTACCTCGAACCGCTGAACGTCTCCCTGGTCGGCAAGGCGCGCGCCGCAGGCCGGCTGGACGTCCGCGTGCACGACCTGCGCGACTGGGCTGACGACCGGCACAACACCGTGGACGACACCCCGTACGGCGGCGGTCCCGGCATGGTCATGATGACCGGGCCGTGGGGCGCGGCCCTGGACGAGATCCTCGCCGACGGGTACGAGGCCGGCGCGCACGGGCCGGTCCTGGTCGTCCCCACACCCGGCGGCCGTCCTTTCACCCAGGAACTGGCCGCCGAACTGTCCGCCCGCCGCTGGCTGGTCTTCACCCCCGCGCGCTACGAGGGCATCGACACCCGGGTCACCGCCGAGTACGCGACCCGGCTGCCGGTCCTCGAAGTCTCCATCGGCGACTACGTCCTGGCCGGCGGGGAGGCCGCGGTCCTGGTGATCACCGAGGCGGTGGCCCGGCTGCTGCCCGGCGTCCTCGGCAACGCGCAGTCGCACGCCGACGACTCCTTCGCCCCCGGCCCGATGGCGAGCCTGCTGGAAGGCCCGGTCTACACCAAGCCGCCCACCTGGCGGGGCCGCGGCATTCCCGAGGTGCTGCTCAGCGGCCACCACGGGAAGATCGCCCGCTGGCGCCGCGACGAGGCGTTCCGCCGTACCGCCGCCAGCCGGCCCGACCTGATCGAACGCGCCGACCCCGCCGCCTTCGACAAGCACGACCGCGAGATGCTCAGCATCCTCGGCTGGCAGCCCGGCCCCGACGGCCGATTTGGGCGCACCCCGGATGCCGTGGAAGAATGA
- the rpsP gene encoding 30S ribosomal protein S16: MAVKIKLKRLGKIRSPHYRIVVADSRTRRDGRAIEEIGLYHPVQNPSRIEVDSDRAQYWLSVGAQPTEPVLAILKLTGDWQKYRNEPAPAPLLVAEPKADKRAVFEAAAKDTADESKGEAITPRAKKSDKKADDAEAAAPADSTEA, translated from the coding sequence GTGGCAGTCAAGATCAAGCTGAAGCGTCTGGGCAAGATCCGTTCGCCTCACTACCGCATCGTCGTCGCCGACTCCCGTACCCGCCGTGACGGCCGGGCCATCGAGGAGATCGGTCTGTACCACCCGGTGCAGAACCCCTCGCGCATCGAGGTCGACTCGGACCGCGCGCAGTACTGGCTGTCCGTCGGCGCGCAGCCGACCGAGCCCGTACTCGCCATTTTGAAGCTCACCGGCGACTGGCAGAAGTACCGCAACGAGCCGGCCCCCGCGCCGCTGCTCGTCGCCGAGCCCAAGGCCGACAAGCGCGCCGTGTTCGAGGCCGCGGCCAAGGACACCGCCGATGAGTCCAAGGGTGAGGCGATCACCCCCCGGGCGAAGAAGTCCGACAAGAAGGCCGATGACGCCGAGGCCGCGGCCCCGGCCGACTCCACCGAGGCCTGA
- a CDS encoding GNAT family N-acetyltransferase: MRVSIHEPRPADADAHRAAVLRSVDHLRPWNPVDPDGFPELLRRQGPDLRTFLIVNDEDGGIVGKCNVANIVRARFRNAALGYDSYLPYSGTGRMTEGLRLVVDRCFSGYPDGLGLHRLEINVQPDNTRSLAMAERLGFRHEGFSPRMLFINEAWRDHERYALTAEEWPGPLS, translated from the coding sequence ATGCGGGTCTCGATCCACGAGCCCCGGCCGGCCGACGCCGACGCGCACCGCGCGGCGGTGCTCCGGTCGGTGGACCACCTGCGGCCGTGGAACCCGGTGGACCCGGACGGGTTCCCCGAGCTGCTGCGCCGGCAGGGGCCCGACCTGCGGACGTTCCTGATCGTCAACGACGAGGACGGCGGCATCGTCGGCAAGTGCAACGTCGCCAACATCGTCCGGGCCCGCTTCCGCAACGCCGCGCTCGGCTACGACAGCTACCTGCCGTACAGCGGCACCGGCCGGATGACCGAGGGCCTGCGGCTGGTGGTGGACCGCTGCTTCAGCGGCTACCCCGACGGCCTGGGACTGCACCGCCTGGAGATCAACGTCCAGCCGGACAACACCCGTTCGCTGGCCATGGCCGAGCGCCTCGGCTTCCGCCACGAGGGCTTCTCACCCCGGATGCTCTTCATCAACGAGGCATGGCGCGACCACGAGCGCTACGCCCTGACCGCCGAGGAGTGGCCGGGCCCGCTCAGCTGA
- a CDS encoding [protein-PII] uridylyltransferase: protein MTESVEAQDGSYAAARLRLLTEEVQSGPPRRAALATLTDQWLASLATQAAQATGIHGWALMAVGGYGRGELSPRSDLDLVLLHDSEKSVAALADRIWYPVWDLGVALDHSVRTPAEARATAAEDLKVQLGLLDARHIAGDPALTSTLRSVVLTDWRNQASKRLPALHEMCVERAERQGELSYLLEPDLKEARGGLRDATALRAVAASWLADAPREGLEEARTRLLDARDALHLVTGRATDRLALQEQDQVAAALGLLDADTLLREVYEAARRIAYASDVTWREVGRVLRARDARPRRRGLLGLGRTAPETAPERVPLADGVVELEGEAVLALTAKPDRDPVLPLRAAAAAAQAGLPLSIHAVRRLATTTRPLPVPWPAEAREQLVTLLGAGESTVPVWEALEAEGLITRLIPDWERVRCRPQRNAVHRFTVDRHLVEAAVQAAGLTRRVGRPDLLLTAALLHDIGKGWPGDHSEAGEVIARDVATRIGFGPADVETLALLVRHHLLLIDTATRRDLDDPETVRAVAETVRDTSTLELLAALTEADALATGPAAWSTWRASLLAELVDRVAGALDTGALPDSGESAPTAEEERLAIEAARTGGPVLALHAQTEPEGEGEAREEALGVELLLAAPDRPGLIAEAAGVLALHRLTVRAADLRSFDPIGEGHVALLSWRVSAEYGTLPEAARLRTDLARAFDGSLDIESRLAEREAAYPRRRGITPPPPRVTVAPGSTSQTATVLEVRAHDAPGLLHRIGLALTATGTAVRSARISTLGANAVDAFYVVDKDGNPLSAARATEVAHQVEAALR, encoded by the coding sequence GTGACCGAAAGCGTCGAAGCGCAGGACGGCAGTTACGCGGCGGCCCGGCTGCGCCTCCTCACCGAGGAGGTGCAGTCCGGGCCGCCGCGCCGCGCCGCCCTGGCCACCCTGACCGACCAGTGGCTGGCCTCCCTCGCCACCCAGGCGGCGCAGGCCACCGGCATCCACGGCTGGGCCCTGATGGCCGTCGGCGGCTACGGCCGCGGCGAACTGTCCCCCCGCAGCGACCTGGACCTGGTCCTGCTGCACGACTCCGAGAAGTCGGTGGCCGCCCTCGCCGACCGCATCTGGTACCCGGTGTGGGACCTCGGCGTCGCCCTCGACCACTCGGTTCGCACTCCCGCGGAAGCCCGCGCGACCGCCGCCGAGGACCTCAAGGTCCAACTCGGCCTGCTCGACGCCCGGCACATCGCCGGCGACCCCGCGCTCACCTCCACCCTGCGCAGCGTCGTCCTCACCGACTGGCGCAACCAGGCGTCCAAGCGGCTGCCCGCCCTGCACGAGATGTGCGTGGAGCGCGCCGAACGGCAGGGGGAACTGTCCTACCTGCTCGAACCCGACCTCAAGGAGGCCCGCGGCGGCCTGCGCGACGCCACCGCACTGCGCGCCGTCGCCGCCTCCTGGCTCGCCGACGCCCCCCGCGAGGGCCTCGAAGAGGCCCGCACCCGGCTGCTGGACGCCCGCGACGCCCTGCACCTGGTCACCGGCCGCGCCACCGACCGCCTCGCCCTCCAGGAACAGGACCAGGTCGCCGCCGCCCTCGGCCTGCTCGACGCCGACACCCTGCTGCGGGAGGTCTACGAGGCCGCCCGCCGGATCGCCTACGCCTCCGACGTCACCTGGCGCGAGGTCGGCCGCGTGCTGCGCGCCCGCGACGCCCGCCCGCGCCGCCGCGGACTGCTGGGCCTGGGCCGCACCGCCCCGGAGACCGCCCCCGAGCGGGTACCGCTGGCCGACGGCGTCGTGGAGCTGGAGGGCGAGGCCGTCCTGGCGCTGACCGCCAAACCCGACCGCGACCCCGTACTGCCGCTGCGCGCCGCCGCGGCCGCCGCCCAGGCCGGCCTGCCGCTGTCCATCCACGCGGTACGCCGGCTGGCCACCACCACCCGGCCGCTGCCCGTGCCGTGGCCCGCCGAGGCCCGCGAACAGCTCGTCACCCTGCTCGGTGCCGGGGAGTCCACCGTCCCGGTCTGGGAGGCGCTGGAGGCCGAGGGGCTGATCACCCGGCTCATCCCCGACTGGGAGCGGGTCCGCTGCCGGCCCCAGCGCAACGCCGTGCACCGCTTCACCGTCGACCGCCACCTGGTCGAGGCCGCGGTCCAGGCCGCGGGACTGACCCGCCGGGTCGGCCGCCCCGACCTGCTGCTGACCGCCGCGCTGCTGCACGACATCGGCAAGGGCTGGCCCGGCGACCACAGCGAGGCCGGCGAGGTCATCGCCCGCGACGTCGCCACCCGGATCGGCTTCGGCCCCGCCGACGTGGAGACCCTCGCCCTGCTGGTGCGGCACCACCTGCTGCTCATCGACACCGCCACCCGGCGCGACCTGGACGACCCCGAGACCGTACGCGCGGTCGCCGAGACCGTACGCGACACCTCCACCCTGGAACTGCTGGCGGCGCTCACCGAGGCCGACGCGCTCGCCACCGGGCCCGCCGCCTGGAGCACCTGGCGGGCCTCGCTGCTGGCCGAACTGGTCGACCGGGTGGCCGGCGCGCTCGACACCGGCGCCCTGCCCGACAGCGGCGAGAGCGCGCCCACCGCCGAGGAGGAGCGGCTGGCCATCGAGGCCGCCCGCACCGGCGGCCCGGTCCTGGCCCTGCACGCCCAGACCGAGCCGGAAGGAGAGGGCGAGGCACGCGAGGAGGCACTCGGCGTGGAACTGCTGCTGGCCGCCCCCGACCGGCCCGGCCTGATCGCCGAGGCCGCCGGAGTGCTCGCCCTGCACCGGCTCACCGTCCGCGCCGCCGACCTGCGGTCCTTCGACCCCATCGGCGAGGGCCACGTCGCCCTGCTGAGCTGGCGGGTCTCCGCCGAGTACGGCACGCTGCCCGAGGCCGCCCGGCTGCGTACCGACCTGGCCAGGGCCTTCGACGGGAGCCTCGACATCGAGTCCCGGCTGGCCGAGCGCGAGGCCGCCTACCCGCGGCGCCGCGGCATCACCCCGCCGCCGCCCCGGGTCACCGTCGCCCCCGGCAGCACCTCCCAGACCGCCACCGTCCTGGAGGTCCGCGCCCACGACGCCCCCGGGTTGCTGCACCGGATCGGCCTGGCCCTCACCGCCACCGGCACCGCCGTCCGCTCCGCCCGTATCTCCACCCTGGGCGCCAACGCCGTCGACGCCTTCTACGTCGTCGACAAGGACGGCAACCCGCTGTCCGCGGCCCGCGCGACCGAGGTGGCCCACCAGGTGGAGGCGGCGCTGCGCTGA
- the rplS gene encoding 50S ribosomal protein L19 — protein sequence MTNLIEGLNSASLRDDVPAFRPGDTVNVHVRVIEGNRSRVQQFKGVVIRRQGAGISETFTVRKVSFSVGVERTFPVHTPIVEKIEVVTRGDVRRAKLYYLRELRGKAAKIKEKRD from the coding sequence ATGACCAATCTCATCGAGGGCCTCAACAGCGCATCCCTGCGCGACGACGTACCGGCCTTCCGCCCCGGCGACACCGTCAACGTCCATGTGCGTGTCATCGAGGGCAACCGCTCCCGTGTGCAGCAGTTCAAGGGCGTCGTCATCCGCCGACAGGGCGCGGGCATCAGCGAGACCTTCACGGTCCGCAAGGTCTCGTTCTCCGTCGGCGTCGAGCGCACCTTCCCGGTGCACACCCCGATCGTGGAGAAGATTGAGGTCGTGACCCGCGGCGACGTCCGTCGCGCCAAGCTCTACTACCTCCGTGAGCTGCGCGGCAAGGCCGCGAAGATCAAGGAGAAGCGCGACTAG
- the proS gene encoding proline--tRNA ligase, producing the protein MAKAPVLTPQADDFPRWYQDLISKAELADNGPVRGTMVIRPYGYGLWERMQQDMDARIKAVGAQNAYFPLFIPQSYLTKEAEHVEGFAPELAVVTHAGGKELDEPVVVRPTSETIINEYFSKWVQSYRDLPLLINQWANVVRWELRPRLFLRTTEFLWQEGHTAHATYEDARDFAARIQHGVYADFMENVLAMDVVPGRKTAKERFAGAINTLTLEGMMGDGKALQLGTSHELGQNFAKAFDTRYLSKDGAQEYVWQTSWGSTTRMVGALVMMHGDDNGLRVPPRLAHVQVVVLAIKDDEAVVAKVREVGARLSAAGLKVVVDDRTDTPFGRRAVDWELKGVPVRVEIGPRDLEAGTAMLARRIPGGKEPVAIDSLAALLPGVLEEDQARLLRESRERRTSRTVDVATIGEAAEAAATGWARIPWADLGPEGEAKLAEQGVSVRCLVAEDGSVPVADDAPGTVAVVARAY; encoded by the coding sequence ATGGCAAAGGCTCCCGTTCTCACCCCCCAGGCGGACGACTTCCCGCGCTGGTACCAGGACCTGATCAGCAAGGCCGAACTGGCCGACAACGGCCCGGTGCGCGGCACCATGGTCATCCGGCCGTACGGCTACGGGCTGTGGGAGCGGATGCAGCAGGACATGGACGCGCGGATCAAGGCGGTCGGCGCGCAGAACGCGTACTTCCCGCTGTTCATCCCGCAGTCCTACCTGACCAAGGAGGCCGAGCACGTCGAGGGCTTCGCGCCCGAGCTGGCCGTGGTCACGCACGCCGGCGGCAAGGAGCTCGACGAGCCGGTCGTCGTCCGGCCGACCTCCGAGACGATCATCAACGAGTACTTCTCCAAGTGGGTCCAGAGCTACCGCGACCTGCCGCTGCTGATCAACCAGTGGGCGAACGTGGTCCGCTGGGAGCTGCGCCCCCGGCTGTTCCTGCGCACCACGGAGTTCCTCTGGCAGGAGGGGCACACCGCCCACGCCACCTACGAGGACGCCCGCGACTTCGCCGCCCGGATCCAGCACGGCGTCTACGCCGACTTCATGGAGAACGTGCTGGCCATGGACGTGGTGCCGGGCCGCAAGACGGCCAAGGAGCGGTTCGCCGGCGCCATCAACACCCTCACCCTGGAAGGGATGATGGGCGACGGCAAGGCTCTGCAGCTGGGCACCAGCCACGAACTGGGCCAGAACTTCGCCAAGGCGTTCGACACCCGGTACCTGTCCAAGGACGGGGCCCAGGAGTACGTCTGGCAGACCTCCTGGGGCAGTACCACCCGGATGGTCGGCGCCCTGGTGATGATGCACGGCGACGACAACGGGCTGCGGGTGCCGCCGCGGCTGGCCCACGTCCAGGTCGTGGTCCTGGCGATCAAGGACGACGAGGCGGTCGTCGCCAAGGTCCGCGAGGTCGGCGCCCGGCTGAGCGCGGCCGGCCTCAAGGTCGTGGTCGACGACCGCACCGACACCCCCTTCGGCCGCCGCGCGGTGGACTGGGAGCTCAAGGGCGTACCGGTACGGGTCGAGATCGGGCCGCGCGACCTGGAGGCGGGCACCGCGATGCTGGCCCGCCGGATCCCCGGCGGCAAGGAGCCGGTCGCCATCGACAGCCTGGCGGCCCTGCTGCCCGGGGTGCTGGAGGAGGACCAGGCGCGGCTGCTGCGGGAGTCCCGCGAGCGCCGGACGTCCCGCACCGTGGACGTCGCCACCATCGGCGAGGCGGCCGAGGCCGCGGCCACCGGATGGGCGCGCATCCCGTGGGCCGACCTGGGCCCGGAGGGCGAGGCCAAGCTCGCCGAGCAGGGCGTTTCGGTGCGCTGCCTGGTCGCCGAGGACGGTTCGGTGCCGGTCGCGGACGACGCCCCCGGCACCGTCGCGGTGGTCGCGCGGGCCTACTGA
- a CDS encoding RNA-binding protein, with amino-acid sequence MLEEALEHLVKGIVDNPDDVQVDLRTRGRGSVLEVRVHPEDLGKVIGRNGRTARALRTVVGALGGRGVRVDLVDVDQVR; translated from the coding sequence ATGCTTGAGGAGGCCCTCGAGCACCTTGTGAAGGGCATCGTCGACAATCCCGACGACGTGCAGGTCGACCTGCGCACCCGGGGCCGCGGCAGCGTACTGGAGGTCCGGGTGCACCCCGAAGACCTCGGCAAGGTGATCGGCCGCAACGGCCGTACCGCCCGTGCGCTGCGTACGGTCGTGGGGGCGCTCGGCGGGCGCGGCGTCCGCGTCGACCTGGTGGACGTCGACCAGGTGCGCTGA
- the rimM gene encoding ribosome maturation factor RimM (Essential for efficient processing of 16S rRNA) has product MQLVVGRIGRAHGIKGEVSVEVRTDEPELRLAPGAVLATDPAATGPLTIATGRVHSGRLMLRFEGVSDRTGAEALRNTLLIAEVDPEETPEDPEEFYDHQLIDLDVVTVDGRAIGRITEISHLPYQDLLVVERPYGGEVLIPFVAEIVPEIDLEEQRAVIDPPPGLLEDLPEPGRDADDGERSEDGGHPGDAAADGTGSGDSADRDRRGGGDGV; this is encoded by the coding sequence ATGCAGCTGGTAGTCGGCAGGATCGGCCGCGCCCACGGCATCAAGGGCGAGGTCAGTGTTGAGGTGCGCACCGACGAGCCGGAACTGCGGCTCGCGCCCGGTGCCGTCCTCGCCACCGACCCCGCCGCCACCGGTCCGCTGACCATCGCCACCGGCCGGGTGCACAGCGGCCGGCTGATGCTGCGCTTCGAGGGCGTCTCCGACCGCACCGGCGCCGAGGCGCTGCGCAACACCCTGCTGATCGCCGAGGTCGACCCGGAGGAGACCCCGGAGGACCCCGAGGAGTTCTACGACCACCAGCTGATCGACCTGGACGTGGTCACCGTCGACGGCCGTGCGATCGGGCGGATCACCGAGATCAGCCATCTGCCGTACCAGGACCTGCTGGTGGTGGAGCGGCCTTACGGCGGCGAGGTGCTCATCCCGTTCGTCGCCGAGATCGTGCCGGAGATCGACCTGGAGGAGCAGCGGGCGGTGATCGACCCGCCGCCGGGCCTGCTGGAGGACCTCCCCGAGCCGGGCCGCGACGCCGACGACGGGGAACGGTCCGAAGACGGCGGACACCCCGGGGACGCCGCAGCCGACGGGACCGGCAGCGGTGACAGCGCCGACCGGGACCGCAGGGGCGGCGGGGACGGCGTCTGA